The Solenopsis invicta isolate M01_SB chromosome 12, UNIL_Sinv_3.0, whole genome shotgun sequence genome window below encodes:
- the LOC105201756 gene encoding uncharacterized protein LOC105201756 isoform X2 — protein MSDGSKMGLFGSKDRNQEQKEKSSKDNSPARYAPYGVDSDTETYDTEALSMMDINDIIGVQSGEQIGDSTLESEIAALSRIITESKVEPTLQSKDLKPVIQQGSSKTLNPTSSTLCISSIDNSDKSSIVSEKCTDSICELQEETFDLTCENETCAEPSIVDKSALENADVNFKLDEASDIKTTEIVGDTSMETVQDEQQVDTASPTDYEKSVAEKMKTETVDKTIDNQNETKSGVKPVVTVGNISKSLQLIGEAYNSEDSEETDMNDADSPKETSSLSLPKETLSLPDISAKQHKEDNSEITDVMEQNIEISPNFNDTTSAVVSEESNVKIENIIDSRTEDLNKTEPEDSNRSETLQQVLEIERNIDNTVSHKVAECVNNEISSCTQQNEIEMDTTKETALEHQSSNETADTVGNTPAILTMENTEESKESTEVELNISVLASEMKKQDSVTPSEKELPDTRKINDDCSITDDAKELIKNVLECEDKDTISVSAHKTKESTLTETSNEETSMTSKNNEQKADVTNESSQMINEVVAITDKINDDSQETVFKQKDFERTTVTSDNEDNASVVETKISVPMDTSILQTTSDITDKELDLNKDITIIHPNTEEKNVIADVQPADSHLLGEEDSDLSSKNVMIQNDTTSADVNNSEDTNAHTQDILETLTSIEHEKSVEQFPSESEKSEINDATSSKLEELHSAAILHEDSSNTNESISKPETKEMENIEKKIPEAVSPSVNKDYTLSIENNLEQTPDQSESSVQEQVRSSIEIERKLTSENVTSSDVLSKNDTNSSLTENLTVPEDDVINYMCNTIQKEDKVVENITAEISLNETAMKGLDEDKVKEIEKITKKVEKINEINFVSDSAIPQVDIQTNSENINLQDEETKSCERIAKISTESINVNVIKTVEEINTESIVEESTDDNLKEVQSNIIDISLLQESSNEKINAEKLMEKLPQNLESLDASTTAQTVDALEGLLDITLMSDNENSSLKDMKTEDKALMEEIVNKNIDMDLLLDQANQSETTMTQNSDYITNVIASCLSNRDNEASETDINIPSNDKTTENEAISLKINEDMSTESVSETMDNEKMEESLGTDSNLPQNDLDMDFESNRLESVDSEESETKLELPQDILLEGVMPSENLSRHADTPTVIENSQSSSEISELESAVKFLQESEEQTIDSLVLSPKMVESVVEDITKQANAELYVPDEIDNFANAESELEHLRDVTAADSISISEAEIISEAAKLENERKFATQMQSVPSIVVKDTEEIREETENRTCSKTSSSDTASVADSSLSAQTAEQSHEEKGAVPDIRSLSNEGILKACELIPRVSILEERLKEPPKIEIPIPDSTKALESSISPNDSLLIPKDARVMAYSRMLESPKSADKIELKGADTSRKDFEKHSDLENVGSPRIILKIAKSAITDCSEPRSPKSPKIRSATNSPNPDDSPGQKLGKIKLKLSKGGHPSIISNENLDEVNQWHTTENTSSLSPIGMKIKLSKTGDASIVGTEKHESLDDSKETKYKIEEPKRTDSPIGMKIKLSKSGDASIISDSRQQDAKEALTKHKEKLEMPQGSPKRTESPIGMKIKLSKTGDASIIQTDRQESLEEHKEVAQKRTDSPIGMKIKLSKTGDASIVSSDTPEDSTTKVKEKQDYLELPKRTESPIGMKIKLSKCKGSASIISVDNTEDTRDKLEVPDPPKRTESPLGMKIKLSKTGDASIIHSEVTEDVKETRHKDKSEISQDTTKTSESSGLKIKMKTGEATSLVSSDVTEEQDALQTESSTGSIPKIKVSKSGDTSVVSNKTESTEESKSREGQGEVPKRTESPLGMKIKLSKSGDASIVQSEVIAEEHQSKTTRATDAEYSKGGDSSLGMKIKLFKTGDASVLETSPSGSSEKKEKQQRRRDTAESPLEMKIKLSKTGHPTIVTCDSHSESSTHKGKDPTAVDPVNLSQRYMEHAAGHKESPLKILKTGSHHPSILQSNRSELTIEPVQVQSRKQPAENTQQQIEISSKRKDVTISPVESKKSKLEAQLSQILPEVTIQPVMCRDQKQQQQQLLFDPKTSLISRQQMNVINQEISITQVRPDNSSDKFKDICKNSPGGLSDCEIIEHRPELIIVNENSNSSQDVVIIEEVTPNRTADIKVPKKRGRPRRNPAAVQQSQQSTQMLMPRDPLALDEVQQVPPQPFEHRENERPKRTCRSQKSYAPPKRGRGGRGRGKRKLDNVEPQVGKKSRVDQDLTAIEASTMAVITLDETPVQQESLRKSSELYKALKQPPVDRKGSALSRKEASKKDSKASNSEIAMLDPTSLSCLQEDPTKASTSQDPLVSKADEEHKKPALEIISERTQKSALKQQAESKGKMSDGIKEVPIPPGHSNWLTPTSKKQADLTTIRGETVSTVQVIDEETRMSAESGSRSQTPARNIPAPTSETIINEESQGSVLSTATTESEKVKVKNRRMEINFDPDEGPFTVDKIAEYEWPLDRKGETFMIQEQISQYLGVKSFKRKYPDLKRRVVDMEERNYLRENGLVSEAMCDMGLTAVCSSEVLDVMCSDFPDQYEEYRKHMREKQVKEHSKKQKELTAAANAERNRIDLAEMAMQSAFAWNANLNKARKEQRKYCLDLQTFTIQQPQKQHKNDSEHKVGHYPVALIPGQYTDYYREYTPAELRYYPLNTVLYGPTRPNERKSDSQSEGSQSDSDSESSSDDSSSSSSEGTQDTEGSQSTMDEVDMEISNAKDDPKLKCKMCLKVLNKHNKNEILIQCGTCNGNVHPSCIDLTLDMVPHIQSYAWQCTDCKTCAQCHDPADEDKMLFCDMCDRGYHIYCVGLRRVPQGRWHCQECAVCANCGSREPGGANSDRNSVAQWQHEYKKGEKNTRVYVSTLCVPCSKLWRKGRYCPHCSRCHTAQRLDLESNLVHCSACDKYLHLECVETKGVVVDKKNYLCDFCTPSTSQQVVKPLMSKVLKT, from the exons ATGTCCGACGGTTCTAAAATGGGCCTATTCGGCTCCAAGGACCGGAATCAGGAACAGAAAGAAAAATCTTCCAAAGACAACTCCCCAGCCCGTTATGCACCATACGGCGTTGACAGTGACACCGAGACATATGATACAGAAGCCCTGAGCATGATGGATATCAACGACATTATTGGTGTGCAGTCTGGCGAGCAGATCGGCGACTCTACTCTGGAAAGCGAGATCGCCGCTCTTTCGCGAATTATTACAGAATCCAAGGTAGAGCCAACTTTGCAATCAAAGGACTTAAAGCCTGTAATCCAACAGGGTTCTTCTAAGACACTGAATCCTACTTCTAGTACTCTATGTATTTCAAGTATTGATAATTCTGACAAATCTAGTATTGTGTCTGAAAAGTGTACAGATAGTATTTGTGAATTGCAGGAAGAAACATTTGATCTTACCTGTGAAAACGAGACATGTGCAGAACCGTCAATTGTAGATAAGAGTGCTTTGGAGAATGCAGATGTGAACTTTAAACTTGATGAAGCGTCTGACATAAAGACTACTGAAATAGTTGGTGATACATCTATG GAGACTGTCCAGGATGAGCAACAAGTGGATACTGCTTCTCCTACAGATTATGAGAAAAGTGTTGCTGAAAAGATGAAGACTGAAACTGTTGATAAAACCATTGACAatcaaaatgaaacaaaaagtgGTGTAAAGCCTGTGGTAACAGTTGGAAACATTAGCAAGAGTTTGCAATTAATAGGAGAAGCATATAACTCTGAAGATTCAGAGGAAACAGATATGAATGATGCCGACTCGCCAAAAGAAACTTCATCACTTTCCCTTCCTAAAGAAACTTTGTCGCTGCCGGATATTTCTGCAAAACAACATAAGGAAGATAATTCTGAAATAACTGATGTGATGGAGCAAAATATTGAGATCTCTCCAAATTTCAATGACACTACCAGTGCAGTTGTCTCAGAAGAATCGAatgtgaaaatagaaaatattatagatAGTAGAACAGAAGATCTAAATAAAACAGAGCCAGAAGATTCTAATCGAAGTGAAACATTGCAACAAGTTTTAGAGATAGAAAGAAATATAGACAATACTGTATCACATAAAGTAGCAGAGTgtgttaataatgaaatatccaGTTGCACACaacaaaatgaaatagaaatgGATACAACAAAAGAAACAGCATTAGAACATCAATCTTCCAATGAAACTGCAGACACAGTTGGTAATACTCCTGCCATATTGACAATGGAAAATACAGAAGAAAGCAAGGAAAGTACTGAAGTAGAATTAAATATATCAGTACTTGCTTCTGAAATGAAAAAACAAGATTCTGTAACTCCTAGTGAAAAAGAACTGCCCgatacaagaaaaataaatgatgATTGTTCTATTACTGATGATGCAAAGgaacttataaaaaatgtactcGAGTGCGAAGATAAAGATACCATTTCAGTATCTGCACATAAGACAAAGGAATCTACTTTAACTGAGACATCTAATGAAGAAACAAGTAtgacaagtaaaaataatgaacagaAGGCAGATGTCACCAATGAAAGCTCTCAAATGATAAACGAGGTTGTTGCAATAACAGATAAAATTAATGATGATTCTCAAGAAAcagtttttaaacaaaaagattttgaaaGAACTACTGTAACTTCTGATAATGAAGATAATGCAAGTGTAGTCGAGACTAAAATATCTGTGCCAATGGATACAAGTATACTTCAAACTACATCAGACATAACTGACAAagaattagatttaaataaagatattacaataattCATCCAAATACCGAAGAAAAGAATGTAATAGCTGATGTACAACCTGCAGACAGTCATTTGCTAGGTGAGGAAGATTCAGATTTGAGCtctaaaaatgtaatgatacaGAATGATACAACATCTGCTGATGTTAATAATTCTGAAGATACAAATGCTCACACGCAAGATATTCTTGAAACATTGACCTCGATTGAACATGAAAAATCTGTTGAACAATTTCCATCTGAGTCAGAAAAATCTGAAATTAATGATGCTACATCTAGTAAATTAGAAGAATTACATTCTGCTGCAATCTTGCATGAAGATTCAAGTAATACGAATGAAAGTATAAGCAAGCCTGAGACTAAAGAAATGgagaatatagaaaaaaagataccAGAAGCGGTATCGCCGTCCGTTAATAAAGATTACACTTTATCGATAGAAAATAATCTAGAGCAAACACCTGATCAATCTGAATCAAGTGTTCAAGAGCAAGTCAGATCGTCCATAGagatagaaagaaaattaacttCGGAAAATGTTACGTCTTCCGATGTATTATCAAAGAACGATACAAATTCATCATTGACTGAAAATTTGACTGTTCCAGAAGATGATGTAATAAATTACATGTGCAATACAATACAGAAAGAAGATAAAGTTGTGGAAAATATTACTGCTGAAATTTCGTTGAACGAGACAGCAATGAAAGGTTTAGATGAAgataaagttaaagaaattgaaaaaattactaaaaaagtagaaaaaattaatgaaataaattttgtttcggATTCAGCAATTCCGCAAGTAGATATTCAAACAAATTCGGAGAATATCAATTTACAAGATGAAGAGACGAAATCATGCGAAAGAATTGCAAAAATATCTACGGAATCGATTAATGTTAATGTAATTAAGACAGTTGAGGAGATTAATACGGAATCAATTGTAGAAGAATCCACTGATGACAATTTAAAAGAAGTACAATCGAATATCATCGATATCTCTTTATTACAAGAGAGttcaaatgaaaaaataaatgctGAAAAATTAATGGAGAAACTGCCTCAAAATTTGGAAAGTTTGGATGCTTCAACTACTGCTCAAACCGTAGACGCTTTAGAAGGACTTTTGGACATAACACTTATGTCAGATAACGAAAATTCTTCGTTAAAGGATATGAAAACTGAAGATAAAGCTTTGATGGaagaaatagtaaataaaaacattgaCATGGATCTTTTATTAGATCAAGCGAATCAAAGTGAAACAACCATGACGCAAAACTCGGACTACATAACAAACGTGATTGCTAGTTGTTTGTCAAATAGAGATAATGAAGCGAGCGAGACTGATATCAACATACCGAGTAACGATAAAACTACCGAAAATGAGGCTATTAGCTTAAAAATTAACGAAGACATGAGTACAGAATCAGTTAGTGAGACGATGGATAACGAGAAAATGGAAGAATCTCTTGGAACGGATAGCAATTTGCCACAGAACGATTTGGACATGGATTTCGAGAGCAACCGATTGGAGTCGGTCGACTCGGAAGAAAGTGAAACGAAGCTGGAATTGCCACAGGACATTCTGCTGGAAGGCGTAATGCCGAGTGAGAATCTTTCCCGACATGCCGATACTCCGACTGTTATCGAGAATTCACAATCGAGTTCGGAGATCTCCGAGTTGGAATCTGCGGTGAAGTTCTTGCAAGAATCTGAGGAGCAAACGATAGACTCGTTGGTGCTCTCGCCAAAAATGGTGGAGAGCGTCGTCGAGGACATAACGAAACAGGCGAACGCGGAGCTCTATGTGCCTGACGAAATAGACAATTTTGCGAACGCCGAATCCGAATTAGAGCATCTGAGAGATGTCACTGCTGCAGATTCTATCTCTATTTCAGAAGCTGAGATCATATCGGAAGCCGCTAAGCTAGAGAACGAGCGAAAATTTGCGACGCAGATGCAGAGCGTTCCCAGTATCGTCGTGAAGGATACCGAAGAAATAAGAGAGGAAACAGAGAATCGCACGTGTTCGAAGACTTCTTCGTCCGATACCGCTTCTGTTGCGGATAGCTCCTTGAGTGCGCAAACGGCGGAACAATCGCACGAAGAAAAAGGAGCTGTACCCGACATTAGATCATTGTCGAACGAAGGTATTCTGAAAGCGTGCGAACTGATCCCAAGAGTATCGATATTGGAGGAGCGACTGAAAGAACCGCCGAAGATCGAGATACCCATTCCGGATTCGACTAAAGCGTTAGAATCTTCCATTAGCCCGAACGATAGTCTTCTTATACCGAAGGATGCAAGAGTTATGGCATACTCGAGGATGTTGGAATCGCCGAAATCGGctgataaaattgaattaaaggGTGCTGACACGTCACGCAAAGATTTCGAGAAACACTCGGACTTGGAAAATGTCGGTTCGCCGAGAATAATCTTGAAGATCGCCAAATCGGCGATCACCGACTGTAGCGAACCGCGATCACCGAAGAGTCCAAAGATCCGATCGGCTACGAATTCACCGAATCCGGATGACAGTCCAGGTCAGAAGTTGGGAAAGATTAAATTGAAGCTGTCGAAGGGAGGTCATCCTTCTATAATATCTAACGAGAATTTGGATGAAGTCAATCAATGGCACACCACCGAGAATACATCGTCACTATCTCCCATCGGCATGAAGATCAAGCTGTCTAAAACTGGCGATGCTTCGATCGTTGGTACAGAGAAACACGAAAGTCTGGATGATTCGAAAGAGACGAAGTACAAAATCGAAGAGCCGAAGAGAACGGATTCGCCGATCGGTATGAAAATCAAACTGTCGAAGTCTGGAGACGCTTCGATCATCTCTGATTCCAGGCAGCAAGACGCCAAAGAAGCTCTTACGAAACACAAGGAAAAATTAGAGATGCCCCAGGGAAGCCCGAAAAGGACAGAATCGCCAATTGGAATGAAAATCAAGCTTTCCAAAACTGGTGACGCTTCTATCATTCAAACCGACAGGCAAGAATCTTTAGAAGAGCACAAGGAAGTCGCACAGAAAAGAACCGATTCTCCGATCGGTATGAAAATTAAACTATCGAAGACTGGTGACGCTTCCATTGTATCTTCGGATACTCCCGAGGACTCGACTACGAAAGTGAAGGAGAAGCAGGACTATTTGGAACTACCGAAAAGGACCGAGTCTCCGATCGGAATGAAGATAAAGCTATCCAAATGCAAGGGCAGTGCATCTATTATTTCTGTAGACAACACTGAAGATACAAGAGACAAATTAGAAGTACCCGATCCACCTAAACGCACCGAGTCACCACTCGGTATGAAAATAAAGTTATCTAAAACCGGAGACGCGTCTATTATACATTCCGAAGTCACAGAAGACGTTAAAGAAACGAGACACAAAGACAAGTCTGAGATATCGCAAGACACAACGAAAACGTCAGAGTCCTCTGGGCTCAAAATCAAGATGAAGACAGGTGAAGCGACATCGTTGGTTTCATCGGACGTTACCGAGGAGCAAGATGCGTTACAAACCGAATCATCCACGGGTAGCATTCCAAAGATCAAGGTATCCAAATCTGGGGATACGTCGGTAGTTTCTAATAAAACGGAGTCAACGGAAGAATCGAAGTCACGAGAAGGTCAAGGAGAAGTGCCAAAAAGAACGGAATCTCCACTCGGTATGAAAATCAAACTGTCAAAAAGCGGCGACGCTTCCATTGTGCAAAGCGAAGTTATCGCTGAGGAGCATCAAAGTAAGACTACACGTGCAACTGATGCGGAATATTCGAAAGGCGGCGACTCATCTCTCGGGATGAAGATCAAGCTATTCAAGACGGGCGACGCTTCAGTATTGGAGACATCACCTTCCGGTTCTtccgaaaagaaagaaaagcagCAGCGGCGCAGAGACACCGCCGAATCGCCGCTGGAAATGAAGATCAAACTGTCCAAGACCGGTCACCCTACGATCGTGACTTGTGACAGTCACAGCGAGTCCTCCACGCACAAAGGTAAGGATCCAACCGCTGTAGATCCAGTAAATTTATCTCAGAGATATATGGAGCACGCTGCAGGGCATAAGGAATCTCCATTGAAGATTCTTAAAACCGGCAGCCATCATCCGTCTATTCTACAAAGCAATCGTTCTGAGCTGACGATCGAGCCGGTGCAGGTGCAGAGCAGAAAGCAACCGGCGGAGAACACTCAGCAGCAGATCGAGATATCGTCCAAGCGTAAAGACGTAACTATCTCACCGGTTGAGAGCAAAAAGTCCAAGCTGGAGGCGCAGCTCTCGCAGATCTTGCCGGAGGTTACCATACAACCGGTGATGTGTCGGGATCAGaaacagcaacagcaacaactGTTGTTCGATCCGAAGACGAGTCTAATCAGTCGACAGCAAATGAACGTGATCAATCAAGAGATCAGTATCACACAAGTACGGCCAGATAATTCGTCCGACAAGTTCAAGGATATATGCAAAAATTCGCCGGGTGGATTATCGGATTGCGAGATCATCGAACATCGCCCGGAGCTGATAATCGTCAACGAGAACTCGAACTCCAGTCAGGATGTCGTCATCATTGAAGAGGTAACGCCCAATAGAACGGCCGATATTAAGGTGCCAAAAAAGAGAGGCAGACCGCGAAGAAATCCCGCAGCGGTACAGCAAAGTCAGCAGTCTACGCAAATGCTAATGCCCAGGGATCCCTTAGCGTTGGATGAGGTACAGCAAGTTCCTCCACAACCATTCGAGCATAGGGAAAATGAGAGACCTAAGAGAACCTGCAGGAGTCAGAAAAGTTACGCTCCTCCAAAGAGAGGCAGGGGAGGGCGAG GACGCGGTAAACGGAAACTGGATAACGTAGAACCTCAAGTTGGAAAAAAGTCTCGTGTAGATCAAGACTTAACCGCTATAGAGGCATCTACGATGGCTGTCATCACTCTCGACGAAACACCAGTGCAACAAGAATCACTTCGGAAATCATCAGAACTATACAAGGCACTGAAACAACCACCCGTAGATCGTAAAGGTTCCGCATTAAGTCGCAAAGAAGCGAGCAAAAAGGATTCTAAAGCCTCGAACTCTGAGATTGCGATGCTAGATCCTACAAGTTTGTCATGCCTTCAAGAAGATCCAACGAAAGCGTCTACGAGTCAAGACCCGTTGGTCTCAAAAGCTGACGAGGAACATAAGAAACCAGCCttagaaattatttctgaaagaaCACAGAAATCAGCATTAAAGCAACAAGCTGAGAGTAAAGGTAAGATGTCGGACGGAATTAAGGAGGTACCTATACCTCCCGGACATTCAAATTGGCTGACGCCAACGTCGAAGAAGCAAGCAGATTTGACGACCATTAGAGGCGAAACAGTGTCGACGGTGCAAGTGATCGACGAAGAAACAAGAATGAGCGCCGAATCTGGTTCAAGGTCTCAAACGCCGGCTAGAAATATACCAGCACCGA cttcGGAGACAATAATAAATGAAGAGTCGCAGGGTAGCGTCCTGAGCACTGCCACGACAGAATCGGAAAAAGTCAAAGTAAAGAACCGTAGAATGGAGATTAATTTTGATCCCGATGAAGGACCTTTCACCGTTGATAAAATAGCGGAATATGAGTGGCCACTAGATCGAAAGGGTGAAACCTTTATGATACAAGAACAGATATCACAGTATCTTGGCGTAAAGTCTTTTAAACGTAAATATCCTGATCTCAAACGTAGAGTAGTTGATATGGAAGAGAGAAATTATTTGAGAGAGAATGGATTAGTCAGTGAAGCAATGTGTGATATGG GATTAACTGCAGTATGTAGCTCGGAAGTATTAGACGTAATGTGCAGTGATTTCCCTGATCAGTACGAAGAATATCGTAAGCACATGCGCGAGAAACAAGTTAAAGAACATTCCAAAAAGCAGAAGGAATTAACGGCAGCAGCAAATGCAGAGAGAAACAGGATAGACCTCGCGGAAATGGCCATGCAATCCGCATTTGCATGGAACGCTAACTTAAACAAAGCTCGCAAGGAACAGCGCAAATATTGCTTAGATTTACAGACTTTCACGATTCAGCAACCGCAAAAGCAACACAAAAACGATTCGGAGCACAAAGTAGGTCATTATCCTGTTGCTCTGATACCAGGACAATATACCGATTATTATCGAGAATATACACCAGCGGAACTGAGATATTATCCGCTGAATACGGTCTTATATGGACCCACACGACCTAATGAGCGTAAAAGTGATAGTCAGTCGGAAGGTTCTCAAAGCGATAGCGATAGCGAATCATCCTCTGATGACTCAAG TTCGTCCTCCAGCGAAGGTACGCAAGATACGGAAGGATCTCAATCAACTATGGACGAAGTAGACATGGAAATCTCAAACGCAAAGGATGATCCAAAATTGAAATGCAAAATGTGCCTGAAAgttttaaacaaacataacaaaaacgaaatattaattcaatgtGGTACATGCAATGGAAATG ttcatCCATCCTGCATAGATTTAACATTGGATATGGTACCACACATCCAATCGTATGCATGGCAATGCACCGATTGTAAGACGTGTGCGCAATGTCACGATCCCGCAGACGAGGATAAAATGCTCTTCTGTGATATGTGCGATCGTGG GTACCATATCTATTGTGTTGGTTTACGACGTGTACCGCAAGGGAGATGGCATTGTCAAGAGTGCGCTGTATGCGCGAACTGTGGTTCGAGGGAACCCGGTGGTGCTAATTCGGACCGAAACAGCGTTGCGCAATGGCAGCACGAATATAAAAAAGGCGAGAAAAATACTCGAGTATATGTCTCGACGCTTTGTGTACCGTGTTCGAA GCTGTGGCGAAAGGGTCGCTATTGCCCGCACTGCAGTCGCTGTCATACCGCCCAAAGGCTCGACCTGGAATCGAATCTAGTGCATTGCAGCGCATGTGACAAGTATCTGCACTTAG agtgCGTGGAGACCAAGGGAGTAGTggttgacaaaaaaaattatctatgtgATTTCTGTACACCGTCGACCAGCCAACAAGTGGTAAAGCCTTTGATGTCGAAGGTGCTCAAAACGTGA